TTCCGATGTTCTTCATGGACAATGCTGACTTCGGCCCGCCGGGCGCCCAGCTGCGCGGGAGCTATAACTGGCACATCACGATGACCGACGCGTCAGGCAATGGTTGGCGCATCGAGGCCCGCTTCAGCGTAGGCCCCTGATGGCGATGCGCGCGTGACCCCGTTGGGGACGGGTGGCTGGGTTTGCCGAACGACCTCCCAGCCACCTGTCCGAGCCAGCCGGTGAGCGAACGCCCTGGCACCCTGCGATGCTGCGATAGGGATTGCCAACCCTTGAAATGGGGAAGGCTGAGCAGCGACCCCCACGTTCACAAGTTTGTCAGGTAGGCGCAAGTTGGCCCCTCACGGCCAGCGTTGCCTCCAGGATCGAGACCGCCTCTTCTACGACCTGCTCAAATGGGGCTACCCGGCCTTCCGCCCACGCGGCGTCGAAGCGCTCTGCACTGAGCTTGCTCTGGACCTCACTCACCAGTCGAGCGCAGTCGTTTTGGTAGATCGGCCACATGCGATTGGTTTCGATATCTGCAGCTTCGGTTGCGCTCAACAACCTGGCAGCTAGATCGAGGCGGTCCTGTGCCATTGCCAAGCCAGCCAGGCCGATACCCCAAGAACTCCATTCGTCTCTGTCGACTGGAATGCCGGGCAGGCTCGCTCGATACCAGCGGATTGCGGCATCATAGTCTCCCTTTTTCTGAGCAAGCGTTGCCAGGTACAGAAAACAGCCGCACAGGTTGGGGTCTCTGTCGTTGCCAAATCTCTTGGCAAGGGGCAGCCAATCATTCAGGAATTTGTCAGCGGCTTCAAAATCGTCCTGGCGAATAGTGGTGAGGACCATGCCAATGATCGTTTCCTGGCTAATGTCACTGTCGCCACCTTGTCGTTCCATCGTCAGACTCTGCTCGAAGAGCGATCGTGCGCGCACCAAGTCGCCGGTCGCGTAGGCGATTTCGCCCAACCGGTCTAGTGGCCATGTAAATTGCAGGCCTGCTTGCTGTGCAATGGCATAACTCTCTTCACCTAGCGCTTGCGCCCGATCGAATTCCCCTCGAAACAGGGCGATTTTCGTTAGAATGTTCAGGGCCATCGACATGCCTCCTGGGTGGTTGATCTCCCTGTAACGGGCCAGAGCTCTCTTCAGATATCGGTTTGCTGCATTCTGATCCTGCAGCCACCAAATCGCCATGCGCCCTAGGGTGACCAGAGCGTCAGCTTCACCCTTGACATATTTCAGTTCCTGGCTAAGGGCTAGGCATTCGTCCAGGAATGCCCGGGCATAACGGAGTTCGCCGCTGTTAAGCATCAACTGAGCTGCTTCTGACAAAGCCTTTGCCCGGGGAATCGTGCGAGCTGAGGCGCCGGGCAAAGCCAGAACTTTGTCGACCAAACGAAGTCCTTCCTCATATGGACCTCGCCGGAAAAACCAATATGCCAGGTATGCAGTCAACAACAGAGCGGTTTGAACGTCGCGGTCCACAGCCCAGGCAAGGCTAGCCCGTATGTTGTGGATCTCGTCGTCGATGATACGATTCTGCTGCAAAAGTCTTGGGTTGAGGTCATTGCTGTTGGCATTCTCTAGAATGCGCACACACCACCTCGCGTGCCGTTCCTGTAGGGCCTCCTCTTCGCCACTAGCGGCCAATCGTTCTGATCCATACTCTCTCACCGTCTCCAGCATCACGTAGCGCGGCGCGCCGTGGATTCCGGCCTGGCGGTGCAGCAGGCTCTTGTCCAGAAGCGAGGCGATACCGTCGAGAACCTGCGGGGGCGAGAGGGAGAACGGGAGCGACGGGGAGAGCGCGGCGTCAGCGCCGCACAGCAGCTCTGCTGCGGCCAGCGTGCAGCCGCCGACGAAGACGGCCAGGCGCGTGAAGAGGGTCTGCTCGGTCGGGGTCAGCAGGCCGTAGCTCCAACCGATCGCGTTACGCAGCGTCTTCTGCCGCGGCGACACGTCGCGCAGACCGTCCATCGAGAGCAGCCACGGCCCATGCAGCCGCGCCAGCAGCTCGGCCGGCGACAACAGCCTGACGCGTGCGGCGACCAGCTCGATGGCCAGCGGCAGGCCATCCAGCCGGCGGCACAGCTCCGCGACGGCCGCGGCGTTGCCATCGGTGACGGCAAAGTCGGGCTGCACCATCCCGGCGCGTTCCGCGAAGAGGGCCACCGCGGAATAGCGCAGGACATCGCTGGCGGTGGGCTGGCTGGCGCCGGGGAGTTCAGCGGGCAGGGCCAGCGGACGCACCGGCGCCTGGCGCTCGCCGCGTACGCGCAAGGGCTGGCGGCTGGTCACCAGCACGTGCAGCCAGGCGCAGCGGCGCAGCAGGTCATCCACCAGCGGCGCGGCCTCGATGATCTGCTCGAAGTTGTCCAGCACCAGCAGCAGGTGCTTCTCCTCCAGGTACGCGCGCAACTGCAAGGCCGCTGAGTTCGAGCCGCTCATCTGTAGTTCCAGGGCCTGGGCGATGGCCGCGGCCACCAGGTCGGGATCGGACACCGGCGCCAGGCGCACGAAGAAGGCGCCATCCTCGAACTCTTCAAGCACCTCCTCGGCCACGGCCTGCGCCAGGCGCGTCTTGCCCACGCCGGGCGGCCCCAGCAGGGTGATCAGCCGTTCGCCGGCGCGCAGCCGCTTGCGCAGCGCGGCGATGTCGTGGTCGCGGCCGAGCAGCGGCGTGAGCTGAAGCGGCAGGTTGTGGGGACGGCTCGGCATGCGCCAATGACTTGCCGACGATTGCGCGCCGCCCGCGCCGACCGCAACTCCCACGATTGCCGGCAGATCCGTGTCCGCCGCGCCCACGGCCCTGGCCAGGGACGCGGCCAACGTCGCGGAGGGGTGAGAGTCGCCCGCCTCGATCTTGCGCAGCGTCACCTCAGCGCAGCCGACCTGCTGCGCGAGGTCTTTCTGCGTCAGGCCCAGCGCCTTGCGCCGTTGTTTGAGCCACTGTCCAAAGGTCTGAGTCGAGATCATCGAGTCACCTATTCGCATGGTTCGCACAGCCACCGATAGTCAGTCGCCGTGATTGTATCACATCTGTATCGGTTTGACTATCGGTCAGGGCTGTCATCCGGGACACGGCAGTGGCTTAATAGAGTCACTGGCCGACGCAATTTGTAGGGGCGCACCCTTGCGGTCGCCCACGCGGGCAGGCGCAAGGCCATGCCCCTACCCTCAATTTGTAGGGGCGCACCCTTGCGGTCGCCCACTTGCGGTCGCCCACGCGGGCAGGCGCAAGGCCATGCCCCTACCCCGGATTATTGAAAAGACACACGCACACGAAGGAGTCACCGTATGAAAAAGATGTTCATTGTCTCGTTGTTGATCGTTGTGTTCAGCGTGACCGCGATGGCGGTCAGCGCCAAACCATCGGCGCCATTCTACGTGGTGACCATGGGCCGGCCATGCCTGCTGCCCGATGGCGCCGCACAACCGCAGCTAACAACGCAATCGAAGGTGCAGATCACCGATCCGGCCGTCAATATCATCCAGGTGGATTGCGTTGGCGTGTTGCCGCCCGGCGCAGTCCTCCCCCGGTTTCCGGTCAAGTTGAGCTACCAGGAAACCAAGATCCCCTGTGTCACTCAATACGCAGAGGATACCCTGTTCTCAGACGCGTATGTCGCCATCGTGCTGCCAAACGGCGCCGCTGAGATCAGTTGCGTGTTTCATGTCCACTAGCTGGGCGATGAACTTTTTCCATCGAGGGTAGGAAATGCCGACACGGATCGAGGGGTTGCTTGCCCATGCAGGCGGCCCCTTCCTATTTCAGCCTACCCGCGCCGTGAGCGTGGCGATCTTCAACCATCGCCCTATTTGGCCCCCTGTACCGATGGTTTTACGCACCGCAAGGCGAGAATCCTGTTCATCCTGTCAATCCTGTCCAAGCTTGGCGCGCGGGGTTAGCAGTTACCATACTTGTATCGCTTTTGTATCGGTCAGGGGCTTGACACGCGGGCGCCTTTGGGGTTTACTTAGCGCAGCCCCTGAGATTGTCCCTACCAACATCTGCCGTACGAACGGCAGATGCCGCGTCTGCGTTCCGCAAGGAGGTTTTAGTATGAAGCGTTCAATGGTGTTTATGCTCGTGGCTGTGGTCGTTCTCGGGAGCGTCGGCCTCGCGAGCCATCTCCCAGTCAGTGCCGAGGCCAGCGTGCATGCGCTCTGGATCTTCTCCGATGAGGTCAGCACGCCGGCCGCGCGGGATACCCTTGTCCAGCGCAGCGCCGCGAGCGGGGTGACAGATCTCTATCTCAGCGTCTACCGCTCTGCCCTCAACAGCGCGGGACGCAGAATGTACCAGGACAGCGACATCGCGGACCTGATCGGCAAGGCTCACCTCCACGGCCTTGCCGTCTGGGCGGCGTATGGAAATACCGATTGGCCGGCGATCGGGTGCAGCCCATCGTCCTGGCCTTTGCAGCGCATGGCCGAAGTTGTTGCCTACGACACCGCCAATCCCACGGCTCAGTTCGACGGCGTGATCCTCGATGTGGAGCCTCCGGAGCCGCAGAGCGAGGCTGCCTACCAGAGCCTCCTGACGCTCTACCAATGCACCCGCGCCTTCCTGCCCGGCAACCTGCAGCTCGCGACCGCCATCCGCTTCTTCTGGGACACGGCGGTGGCGTTCCCGGTGGGAGGGTCAGTCAAGCCGGTGTATCAGCACATCGCCGATCTCAACCTCGACCACATCGTGGTCATGGGCTACCGGGATTTCGCAGGGACAGCGGCCTGCGCGGAAGGCGACGGCCTCATCTGCCTCGACCAGGATGAGATCGCCTATGCGGACACGCTGCTCAGACCCAACCTCATTCTGGTGGGGCTTGAGACAGCGAACTGCGCGCCCAGCGAGTGCGGCCCGGAAAAAGTGACCTTCTACGAAGAGGGACAAGCCGCGCTGAACAGCGAAGCGCAACTGGTCGCCACGCACTTTGGCGGGCACATCAGCTTTGGCGGATTCGCCATTCATCGCTACAACGCGTCCTACCTGTCCGGACTGCCTGCGTGGCCGACGGAAAACCCGCCTCCCCCGCAGGGTGTGATCGTCAAGCTGCTAGACAGCCAGGGGCACGGCCTGGCCGGCGCGTCGGCGCAGTATTACGACGCTGGCTGGCAGACCATCCCCGGCAGCACCGATGCGAGTGGCACCCTGGTCACCGGTATCCCCACGACCAGGGGAAACCTCACCTTCCGCATGACTTACGCCCACGCATCCAAGGACATGGCCCAGAACGTGACCAGCAACCCGATCGTCACCTTCCAGACGGCGAACGTCACCGTGGAGCTGCGCGACAGCGCGGGCAACCTGATGCCGGATGACACGGGGACGGTGCAGTACTACGCGGGCGGCTGGCGTGACTTCGGCGCGACCGCGGGCGGGCAGGCCAGCAAAGAGCTGCTGCCGCTCACCTACAGCTTCAGCATGAACTACGCCTTTGCCCGTCAAGAGAAGGGCGGTCAAAACACCGCGACCAGTCCCACCGTCACCTTCCAGACCGCGCACGTCACCGTGGAGCTGCGCGACAGCGCGGGCAACCTCATGCCGGATGGTGCGGGCGCGGGCACGGTGCAGTATTACGCGGGCGGCTGGCGCACCTTCGGCACCACTGCGGGTGGGCAGGCCAGCAAAGAATTGCTGCCGCTCACCTACAGCTTCAGCATGAGCTACGCGTTTGCCCGCCAGGAGAAGGGCGGTCAAAACACCGCGACCAGTCCCACCGTCACCTTCCAGACCGCGCACGTCACCGTGGAACTGCGCGACAGCGCGGGCAACCTGATGCCGGATGACACGGGGACGGTGCAGTACTACGCGGGCGGCTGGCGCACCTTCGGCGCGACCGCGGGTGGGCAGGCCAGCAAAGAGCTGCTGCCGCTCACCTACAGCTTCAGCATGAGCTACGCGTTTGCCCGCCAGGAGAAGGGCGGCCAAAACACCGCGGCCAGCCCCACCGTCACCTTCCAGACGGCGCACGTCACCGCGGAGCTGCGCGACAGCGCGGGCAACCTGATGCCGGATGACACGGGCACGGTGCAGTACTACGCGGGCGGCTGGCGCACCTTCGGCACCACTGCGGGTGGGCAGGCCAGCAGGGAGCTGCTGCCGCTCACCTACAGCTTCAGCATGAGCTACGCGTTTGCCCGCCAGGAGAAGGGCGGCCAAAACATCGCGACCAGTCCCACCGTCACCTTCCAGACCGCGCACGTCACCGTGGAGCTGCGCGACAGCGCCGGTAATCTGATGCCAGATGGTGCGGGCACGGGCACAGTGCAGTACTACGCGGGCGGCTGGCGTGACTTCGGCGCGACCGCGGGCGGGCAGGCCAGCAAAGAGCTGCTGCCGCTCACCTACAGCTTCAGCATGAGCTACGCGTTTGCCCGCCAGGAGAAGGGCGGTCAAAACACCGCGGCCAGTCCCACCGTCACCTTCCAGACGGCGCACGTCACCGTGGAGCTGCGCGACAGCGCGGGCAACCTGATGCCGGACGGGCGGGCGTGGGCACAGTGCAGTACTACGCGGGCGGCTGGCGCACCTTCGGCGCGACCGCGGGCGGGCAGGCCAGCAAAGAGCTGCTCCCGCTCACCTACAGCTTCAGCATGAGCTACGCGTTTGCCCGCCAGGAGAAGGGCGGTCAAAACACCGCGACCAGTCCCACCGTCACCTTCCAGACGGGACTGGTGCATTCTGACAGCGGGTCTGCTATCCAGTATTATGCGGGCGGCTGGCGCAACTTTGCGCAGGATATGCAGCTTCTGCCCATGTCGTATCCGTTCCACTTCAACGATGGGAGCCCGAACCAGACGGTTCCGATTGCCGGGGGTAGCATGAATTCGATC
The DNA window shown above is from Candidatus Amarolinea dominans and carries:
- a CDS encoding helix-turn-helix domain-containing protein translates to MISTQTFGQWLKQRRKALGLTQKDLAQQVGCAEVTLRKIEAGDSHPSATLAASLARAVGAADTDLPAIVGVAVGAGGAQSSASHWRMPSRPHNLPLQLTPLLGRDHDIAALRKRLRAGERLITLLGPPGVGKTRLAQAVAEEVLEEFEDGAFFVRLAPVSDPDLVAAAIAQALELQMSGSNSAALQLRAYLEEKHLLLVLDNFEQIIEAAPLVDDLLRRCAWLHVLVTSRQPLRVRGERQAPVRPLALPAELPGASQPTASDVLRYSAVALFAERAGMVQPDFAVTDGNAAAVAELCRRLDGLPLAIELVAARVRLLSPAELLARLHGPWLLSMDGLRDVSPRQKTLRNAIGWSYGLLTPTEQTLFTRLAVFVGGCTLAAAELLCGADAALSPSLPFSLSPPQVLDGIASLLDKSLLHRQAGIHGAPRYVMLETVREYGSERLAASGEEEALQERHARWCVRILENANSNDLNPRLLQQNRIIDDEIHNIRASLAWAVDRDVQTALLLTAYLAYWFFRRGPYEEGLRLVDKVLALPGASARTIPRAKALSEAAQLMLNSGELRYARAFLDECLALSQELKYVKGEADALVTLGRMAIWWLQDQNAANRYLKRALARYREINHPGGMSMALNILTKIALFRGEFDRAQALGEESYAIAQQAGLQFTWPLDRLGEIAYATGDLVRARSLFEQSLTMERQGGDSDISQETIIGMVLTTIRQDDFEAADKFLNDWLPLAKRFGNDRDPNLCGCFLYLATLAQKKGDYDAAIRWYRASLPGIPVDRDEWSSWGIGLAGLAMAQDRLDLAARLLSATEAADIETNRMWPIYQNDCARLVSEVQSKLSAERFDAAWAEGRVAPFEQVVEEAVSILEATLAVRGQLAPT